From a single Micromonospora pallida genomic region:
- a CDS encoding NACHT domain-containing protein, producing MHSGRARKAAWLGVGAGIVLLLVAVLLALAKGHPGRLNAADQLASVASGLVGLVSLAVSLMSLRIATHAEQPDPAVLLDRACGELARQVQQQWHQEAKARGLLRPEPLRVRWSSTGRPVSATPVEVLGPVAGRVIRLKLHGDVTEVADKWRQLPARQLVVIGAAGAGKTSLALLLTLDLLKDRDADEPVPVLMNLTEWDPHRVHVDTWLARQLAELYPVLTDRDRFGSNVAVRLVDWSRIIPVLDGLDEMPPRLRGAAVAALTDVVSRDRPLVLTCRSQEYQDTIEETGIPLARAAVVEIEPVTGQEASEYVRAGQVHGERRWAPVVEHLRAHPQGALAQTLSTPLMVYLARTAYTPRHTDPAALTAFTDPASVEEHLLQAYLPAIYGPRTPTRDTDSPPSLHDYPPDQARQWLAFLARHLQQRRSRDLHWWHLLAAVPRPRLLFAAVFALVLAIAGGLWGASTGGLMVALISGLTIWMTVFPAVLVVGSPDEAVIDTTPGRIYINPKRLLFRLVSGLAIGLTIGLAFKLMTGLAGWLLAGTIIGVIFGFVTGFDKRAKSSEILDIRLTIRDNRTLFLALGLGPTLVFGLGFGIAFEPSAGITAGFYAGGMFGLFGIVGYGRTWFWFCVARFWLAATGRLPWRLMRFLHDAYHRGVLRRVGAAYQFRHARLQDYLATDGQRPADTLQLGGAEGM from the coding sequence GTGCATAGTGGACGCGCCCGGAAGGCGGCCTGGCTCGGAGTCGGCGCAGGAATCGTCCTTCTGCTGGTCGCGGTGCTACTCGCACTGGCGAAGGGGCACCCTGGCCGGCTCAATGCAGCAGACCAGCTCGCCAGCGTAGCCAGCGGACTCGTCGGCCTGGTCAGCCTGGCCGTCAGTCTCATGTCGCTGCGGATTGCGACACACGCCGAGCAACCTGACCCAGCCGTTCTGCTGGACCGCGCCTGCGGAGAACTGGCGAGGCAGGTACAGCAGCAGTGGCATCAGGAGGCAAAGGCGCGAGGGCTACTCCGTCCTGAACCTCTGCGGGTGCGCTGGTCGTCCACCGGACGCCCCGTCTCGGCCACGCCAGTGGAAGTCCTCGGCCCCGTAGCGGGCCGGGTCATCCGGTTGAAGCTGCACGGCGATGTCACCGAGGTCGCCGACAAGTGGCGGCAACTGCCGGCCCGACAGTTGGTGGTGATTGGGGCCGCTGGGGCAGGCAAGACATCCTTGGCGCTGCTACTGACCCTCGATCTATTGAAGGACCGGGATGCCGACGAGCCGGTGCCGGTGCTGATGAACCTCACGGAGTGGGATCCCCACCGCGTGCATGTGGACACGTGGCTGGCCCGCCAACTGGCGGAGCTGTATCCGGTACTGACCGATCGAGACCGGTTCGGCTCCAATGTCGCGGTACGGCTGGTTGACTGGTCCCGGATCATCCCGGTGCTCGACGGCTTGGACGAAATGCCGCCACGGCTGCGCGGCGCCGCAGTGGCGGCGTTGACCGATGTGGTGAGCCGCGACCGGCCGCTGGTGCTCACCTGTCGGTCCCAGGAATATCAGGACACCATCGAGGAAACCGGCATCCCCTTGGCTCGGGCCGCAGTGGTGGAGATCGAGCCCGTAACCGGGCAGGAAGCCAGCGAGTACGTACGAGCTGGGCAGGTCCACGGCGAACGTCGATGGGCACCCGTCGTGGAACACCTCCGGGCGCACCCACAGGGAGCACTGGCGCAGACCCTGTCGACCCCACTGATGGTGTACCTGGCCCGGACCGCGTACACCCCGCGACATACCGATCCGGCCGCACTCACTGCCTTCACGGATCCGGCTTCGGTTGAGGAACACCTGCTCCAGGCATACCTACCCGCTATCTACGGCCCCCGCACCCCCACCCGCGACACCGACAGCCCACCATCCCTCCATGACTATCCTCCGGATCAAGCCCGCCAATGGCTGGCCTTCCTTGCCCGCCATCTACAACAGCGACGCAGCCGCGACCTGCATTGGTGGCACCTTCTCGCCGCCGTCCCCCGACCCCGACTCTTGTTCGCAGCCGTGTTTGCCCTTGTTCTTGCGATCGCAGGCGGACTCTGGGGCGCGAGCACAGGAGGATTGATGGTCGCGCTCATAAGCGGCCTCACAATCTGGATGACCGTATTTCCGGCTGTCCTGGTGGTAGGTTCTCCCGATGAAGCCGTCATTGACACCACTCCAGGACGGATATACATAAACCCAAAAAGGCTGCTGTTCAGGCTCGTGTCCGGACTCGCGATCGGGCTCACTATCGGGCTCGCGTTCAAGCTCATGACCGGACTCGCAGGATGGCTCTTGGCTGGGACCATTATCGGAGTCATCTTCGGGTTCGTTACCGGGTTTGACAAACGCGCTAAAAGCAGCGAGATTCTCGATATCCGGCTGACCATTCGAGACAACAGGACACTGTTCCTCGCGCTCGGACTTGGGCCTACGCTCGTATTCGGGCTTGGCTTCGGGATTGCTTTCGAACCCTCAGCCGGGATCACGGCTGGATTTTACGCAGGGGGCATGTTCGGACTATTTGGAATTGTCGGATATGGTCGCACCTGGTTTTGGTTCTGTGTGGCGCGTTTCTGGCTGGCGGCAACCGGGCGCCTCCCGTGGCGGCTGATGCGGTTCCTCCATGACGCCTACCACCGTGGGGTCCTACGGCGGGTCGGTGCGGCCTACCAGTTCCGCCACGCCCGGCTCCAGGACTACCTGGCTACTGATGGCCAACGCCCTGCTGACACCCTTCAACTGGGTGGAGCTGAGGGAATGTGA
- a CDS encoding helix-turn-helix domain-containing protein produces MNSGDLLPVGRRVAYWRGRRKLSQQVFADRLGKSKSWVDKVERGVRSLDKVSILQDIAAVLRIDTAVLLGGDVQPAGVTEHVEGVERIRAALSTYEIALERPDARRPVLPADGLAREVAHVWTTFQHARYMQVVDLVPQLVADAQRTHAHDSGAGRVPLVEAYRVTASLLVKLGAPDVAWLAVDRAMIAATGDRVLVAAAAVQLGQVLRASGQARVAKSVMLAAAYRIAPPVIEYGTPPELSLCGTLLVQAALAAAGDGDDRAADELIDEAADMAARVRDGHDYHRTGFGPTAVELARITAAVERGDVEEAVLWHEKAIKRDGWRWLAAEHRAAYLVDAARAYLQADDPISAGRVLIEADRIAPAEIRHRPAGRDILAQVARDPAAPATLIHLAATLGVG; encoded by the coding sequence GTGAACAGCGGTGACCTGCTGCCCGTCGGTCGTCGGGTGGCGTACTGGCGTGGGCGGCGAAAGCTCTCTCAGCAGGTGTTCGCCGATCGGTTGGGCAAGTCGAAGAGTTGGGTGGACAAGGTCGAGCGGGGTGTCCGGTCGCTGGACAAGGTGTCGATCCTCCAGGACATCGCCGCCGTCCTGCGGATCGACACGGCGGTCCTCCTCGGCGGGGATGTCCAGCCGGCCGGGGTGACCGAGCATGTCGAGGGTGTGGAGCGGATCCGGGCGGCTCTGTCGACGTACGAGATCGCGTTGGAGCGCCCGGACGCCCGCCGTCCTGTGCTGCCGGCCGACGGGCTGGCACGGGAGGTCGCGCACGTATGGACCACCTTCCAGCACGCTCGCTACATGCAGGTCGTCGACTTGGTGCCGCAGTTGGTGGCCGACGCGCAACGCACGCACGCCCACGATTCCGGGGCGGGTCGGGTGCCGCTGGTGGAGGCGTACCGGGTGACGGCGTCGCTGCTGGTGAAGCTCGGTGCCCCCGACGTGGCGTGGCTGGCGGTCGACCGGGCGATGATCGCCGCTACCGGTGACCGGGTGTTGGTGGCTGCCGCCGCCGTGCAGCTCGGTCAGGTGTTGCGCGCCTCGGGGCAGGCGCGGGTGGCGAAGTCAGTGATGCTGGCCGCCGCGTACCGGATCGCCCCGCCCGTGATCGAGTATGGCACCCCACCCGAGCTGTCCCTCTGCGGAACCCTGCTGGTTCAGGCCGCTCTGGCCGCCGCCGGTGACGGGGACGACCGCGCCGCTGACGAGCTGATCGATGAGGCCGCCGACATGGCCGCTCGGGTCAGGGACGGTCACGACTACCACCGCACCGGGTTCGGACCGACGGCTGTAGAGCTTGCCCGGATCACCGCAGCGGTGGAACGGGGCGACGTGGAAGAGGCCGTGCTCTGGCACGAAAAGGCGATCAAGCGGGACGGGTGGCGGTGGCTTGCCGCCGAACACCGCGCCGCGTACCTGGTCGACGCCGCCCGCGCGTATCTCCAGGCTGACGATCCGATCAGTGCCGGACGGGTCCTGATCGAGGCCGACCGGATCGCACCCGCCGAGATCCGCCACCGACCAGCCGGGCGAGACATCCTCGCCCAAGTCGCCCGCGACCCTGCCGCCCCGGCGACGCTCATCCACCTCGCCGCCACCCTCGGGGTGGGCTGA